The genomic DNA CTGGGGATTCGGAAAACAAAGGCTCCAGCAAACCGGGCGATTCGCCTGCGGGAGACGATCCGTCGCAATCGAAGTCCGATCCTTCGGCGTCGGAAATGACGCAGGAGAGCGGTCCCGAATCGGGTGGCAAACCGGGTGACCAAGCGGGCAGTCCCGACGCGTCGGCTAGTCGATCGGAATCGGGCGAGGAGCCTGGACAGGGCGAGGCAACCGACGCCGAAGCCGACGGTTCCGAACCGCCTGCGGGGATCGCGGGTGATTCCAAATCTGGCGGCGCCGGTTCGCAGCGTGATGCGGGCGAGGACGCTGAAAAACCGCAGGACGACGGGCCGCTGCACGATGGCGAGATCATGGAACGGATTCGCGAACACATGCAGAAACAGCAAGCTGAACAAGAGCAGGGCTCTCAGAAACCAAGCGATCAAGAGAGCGATGATTCCGGCGACGGCAAACCGGAACAAGGTGCCGACGGAGCGGAAGGTGCTGGCGGCAAAGAGGACAAACAGCCTCAACCGGCCGACGCGAAGCCTGCCGGTGATGCCGCATCCAAAGGGGAACCGGGGGGGCCTGGCAACCAAGGGGAAGGAGCCAAACCGAATCAAGGCAACGACTCCGGGCAGATGCCCCAGGACGGAACGAAGCCAAAACCAAACGGCGGCAACAACAATCCGGATACTGGAAACAACGGCAAATCGGACAAGGGTGACCAAGGCTCCGGCGAGGGCAAATCGCCCGACGACAAGCCTTCGGCAACCGATCCCGCGACGGATGGCAACAACGACGCTGGCGACACGGCGGGGCAAGAGGCTGAAAATCAAACTGGCTCCGATGGCAAACCGACTGGTGACGACCAAGCGAAAGGAAAATCTGGCGATCCGGCCGGTTCCGACGCGGGCGACGGAACCGATGCAGGCCAACAAGACGATGCCGGCGCCGACCCGAACTCCGACTCAAAACCTTCCCAAGGTCAGGGCGACCAAAAAGGGAAGGGAAAGGGCGAGGCAAGCGACCCGGCCGATCAGACCGATACTCCATCGGGAGACGACGCAGGGGAGAGCGGCGACGATTCGATGACCGCCGAATCGAAGGCGGGTTCGTCCGATTCGAAGTCCAACCCCCAAGGCAAGCCGGGCAAACGTCCCGACGGGAAACAGGGAGAGCCAGGAAAATCGGCCGACGCTCCGCCGTCGGAAGCTGCAGCTCAAGGCGACCAGATGGGCGATGGCGCAGGTGCCGACGCCCACTTGCCGCCTGAAAAGATCAATCAGGAATACGCCAAGAAAGCGACCGATCTGGTGCTGGACTACTTGAAGAAAAAGCAGTCCGAACCGGACGCCGAACTGTTGGACAAATTGAACTGGACGGAACAGGACTTGCAGAACTTCCTCAACCGCTGGCAGCAAGCTCAAGAAATGGGGCGGGTCGGCGACGAAAAAGCGAAGCAAGAATACCTGGAGCAGATCGAAAGCCTTGGCATCCGCCCACCGGCAAGTGGCAAGTCGCGGCAGACGATCCAACGCGAAGACTCGCTGCGAGACGTGCGAGAATCGGGACAGCGAGTCGCTCCGCCGGCGCTCTATCGCGACGCCTTCGAAGCTTTCCGGCGATCGATCTCGCGTGGCAATAACTAACGCCACCCAAATGGTTTTCGTGTTACAATCCGGTCAGTATTCCCGAAACCGCTGACCGATTCCGAAGGCCCGACCGATGTCCACACGCTGCCTGACAACGTGCATTTTGCTCGCGATTCTCTGCAACAACCGTCCGGTCGTCGCTCAGGAGGGAAGCTTTCTCGACGCGATCCGCCAGCGGATTCAATCGGCTGCGGATAACCAAACCGAAGAGGAAAAGGAGCAGACGCGGAAGAAGCTGGAGAGCCTGTTTTCGATCGTCACCGAAGGGGCTCGTGAAATCTATCGCACGCTTCCCGACGACTCTCAAAAAGCGATCGACCAGCGCCGACAAGCATGGATGGACGCGATGGCTTCGGGAGTCGACGACCTCACCGGGGACGACATCGAACGCTGGCTGGACAATTCCGACAACGTGATCCTACGATCGCTGTCGCGCGGCGGCGACGCCCCAAGCGTGAACGCCCAATCGCGAACCGACCTGCTGCCCGAGCAGTGGTGGTATGGCAAACAGAATCGAACGCTAGCCCAACTGTTGACGCAGCCTCCCGAAACGATCATCCGCCGCGAGGACCTTCCCGGTCCGCCGATCTGGTTCGTCAACGGGATCACGACGAAGAAGGCCGAAGCGATCGTGATGGCCGACGAAATCGCCGAACAACTGGGCCGCCGCGTCCATTTGCTGCACAACCCCACGTTCATGGAACCGCCAAACCACTCGGGCTTAGATGTCGAAGGCTACGGAACCGACGACCTCAGCGAATGCCTGCACGACCGATTATGGCCGGCAACGGTGTTCAACAAGCTGAACCGAATGGACGCCGAGCAATTGCAGGCGATGCTCGACGACGGCCAGACATTACAAGGGAATCCGACGACACGCCAATTGGCCTACGTTCTACTGACAGCGCGCGAACCGATCAGCTTGATCACGCATTCCCAGGGCTGCATCATCGCTCGCAACGCGATGTATACGATGGCGATGCTGGGGCGACGTGAACAAGCGGAACAACAGATCGCATGGATCGCCGCAGGGATCCCGCTGAACGACAAAGAGCTGTCGCCGCTACCGCTGCAAACGACGATCCTGGATGTCGGCGACGATCCGATCGCCAAGATCGTTGGGATGCGAGGCGGATCGCGGGAGTATCGCGGCACCGATCATTCCTTCTCGGATCACTATTGCCAACAGATCCAAGCGGAACAGCTGTGGCACGACGCGTTGCCCGCGACCGATAAACCAGCGATTCCACCAGCACCCGAATCCTCGACCGAAACGAAGCCCGACGCGAAATCGCCGAAACGGGTGAAGCTGTAGCAGGGCAGGCGGGCCGCTTCGTTTCACCGCGGCGGCAACGCCCCGCGCGTCATACATTCTCGAGACTCACACGCAAAGCGCGGCCCGATGGGCACGCGGTTAAACGATCTGCACCACTTCGTTTCACCGCGGCGGCAACGCCCCGCGCGTCACACATTCTCGAGACTCTCACGCAAAACGCGGCCCGTTGGGCACGCGGTTAAACGATCTGCCCCGTGCGTCACCACACTCTCGGGACTCATACCCAAAGCGCTGCCCGATGGGCACGCGGCTAAACGCAATATCGTTTAACGAAGGAGCCTCGGACCGGCGACAGAATTTGCGGCGGGATGTAGTAGACGAGGTTACGAGTCCCAGCGATTTGGTCCGACGCAAAAGGACTCGTAACCTCGTCCAGTACGCTTCGCTGCACGATGTTGCGGCTAAACGAGTGGCGACGCGAGGCGTGCGCCGTCGCTTGGCGCAAAACGATGCAACCTGCAACGCGCGGCACACGCGGTCAACTGCTCCCCAAGCTCCACCCGCTGCTGTCGATCGACGATGACCGCGACTGGACCTTCGTCAGTGCGAAGATGGACGACGTTGTGCGAACCGAGGCACTGAACGGCATCGACAACTCCGTCGATCTTCAAGTCGTCGTCGCCAGCCGACCGAAAGGAGAGATCCTCGGGGCGGATGCCCAACAGTCCTGCTCGCCCGTCGGGAATAAAATTCATCGGCGGCGAACCGATAAACTGGGCGACAAATCGATTCGCCGGCTGATCATAGATAACGTCCGGCGGAGCCATCTGCTGGATCACACCGCGATCGATGACCGCGATCTGGTCCCCCAACAGCATCGCTTCGGTCTGATCGTGCGTGACGTAGAGGACCGTCAACGCAAACTCCTTCTGCAGACTGCGAAGCTCGTACCGCATCGCGTCGCGCCGCCGGACATCGACGTTCGACAACGGTTCGTCCATCAACAACAACTGGGAATCGCGGACGAGGGCGCGGGCGACGGCCAACCGCTGCTGTTGGCCACCGGAGATCTGATCGGGTCGTCGATCGAGCAACGCCCCTAGCCCCAGTTTTCCCGCGACGTCGGCGACTTTGCTGACGACCTGCGCGCGGGAAACCTTACGCCCTCGCAGCGGGAAGGCGATGTTGTCGCCGACGCTCATGTGCGGATAGAGAGCGAAATCCTGGAAGACCATCGAAACATTGCGTTGCCGAGGGGACAACCGCCCAACCTCGCGGCCACCGATCGCGATCCCCCCCGCGTCAGGCGTTTCGAGCCCCGCGATCAGCCGCAACAACGTCGTCTTACCGCTGCCGCTGGCCCCCAGCAGCACCACCAGCTGCCCCGGATCGACTGAAAGCTCCAAATGATCCAGGACGATCCGACCGGCAAACGACTTACAAAGCTTGCGAATTGCGAGACCCGCCATAGAGAAAGCCCTTGTTTCGTTTGGAACCACTTGATGCTGACAATAGAATAAGAGAAAGCCCTATTCTGCGTGGAGCATTTGTTTAAACGGGAGACCGCGACATGATCGTATCGAAAAACCACTGGCGGTGGGTGACTGGCACTACAACGGTGGCAATCACGCTCTGGACCCTCAGCATGGGCAATCTGACAAGTCGCGCCGACGACGGTCAGTCCAAGGCACCGGCGTCCGCCACCGAATCGAGCGACAGCAAGTGGGGCCCCAACGCGCCGCCATATACTCCCAAAACCAAGCGGGAACTCCGCAAAACACTGACTCGAATGCAATATAGTGTAACGCAGCAGGCGGATACCGAGCGGGCATTCAGCGGCCCCTACTGGGACAGCAAGCAGGACGGCATCTACACCTGCGTCGTCTGCGGCCTGCCGCTGTTCGATTCCTCCACGAAGTTCAAATCGGGGACCGGCTGGCCCAGCTACTGGCAACCGATCCGCGAGGGGAACGTCGGCACCAAGACCGACTGGAAGATGCTGTATCCGCGGACCGAGGTTCACTGCAAACGCTGCAAGGCGCACCTCGGACACGTCTTTAACGACGGCCCGCAACCAACGGGGCTGCGGTTCTGCATGAACGGAGCGGCGTTGAAATTTCGCGAGCGAAGCAGCTTGGAGGAACCGACCGCGGAACCGCAATCGGATCGGTAGCCAGCACCGAGCCGACGCGGCAAAAAGTGGGAGTCCAGACAGGCAAAGTTTGCGGTATGTGAGGGCCGCCGCGTTGCAACTGATCCAGCTCGGGCGAGCAACCCGATGAGAACATTCGGGATCACAGGTGCAAGCGCACCCATTGATAGCGAGCGGGAGCGCTCGCATGGTTTGTTCGGAAAGGATTCTGAGAAATGGTTGTTCACTCGTTCACAATAGCCGCCAGAAACTGTTGCCTGCTGGCAGCGGTTGTTACGTCGACCGCCGGTGCCGCCGGACCTTTCCGAATGCTGGTCCAGGAGGCTCCCGAAACGAAAGCTCCGCTGAGCGACGGCGCAAAAGTTCCAGCAACTCCGCTCCCCGCCGACCTTCGCACCGAGGCAGAGCGGATCAAGAACGTCAAGGAACTGGCGGGAGATTCGATCTTCGGCGAAAACCGTTTCCCCAAGGTCGAAGGGAACCAACTGCGTCTGCCGTCGCTGGTCGCCCCGACTACTCAACAAGTCGACATCGGTAACGGGCAGACTCCCAAGAACAACGCGGATCTGGTGATGACGAACACCATCCCGCTGCCCGAAGGGTACGATCGTTCGGGAAACTGGGTCTACTCTCAATACGACTGGCAGGCCGCCAACACATTTTCGCATCCCCTGTACTTCCAGGACGCGATGCTTGAACGCAACGGGCATGAGCTGAAATATTGCCTTCAGCCAGCTCTTTCGGCCGCGCGGTTCTTCACGACCATCCCAGCACTCCCGTACTTGATGACGATCCAACGCCCTTGCGAATACAACCACACTCTGGGCTACTATCGCCCTGGAACCCGGGCGCCAAACCTGCTGCAACGCCCTCCGTACCAACGCGACGCGGTACTGAATCAGGCAGCCTGGACGACCGGTGCCGTCTTCCTGATCCCTTAAGCTGCTGAAGCCCCCCGGTAGACGAAAACGGGGACGATTCGACACCGAAACCTACCGAATCGTCCATTTCCAGCGTTGCTCAAACGCTCGGGAGAAGATAGCCTGGGAGGTTCCGTTACGAACCATAATATTGCAGCCCTCGGATCTCGAGCCATGTTTTACATCCTCTTTCTGATCGCCACTGCGACCCGCCTGATGCCGCACCCGCCAAACCTCGTTTGCGTCGGCGCGATCGGCTTGTTCGCAGGGTGTTATTTGCGAGGCCGAACGGCATGGCTGCTGCCGATCGGAGCGATGTTGGCTAGCGATGTCATCGGGCACGTCCTCCGCCTGCCCGGCATGGGCTTCTACAACCCAGCCGTCTTCTGCATGGTCTACGCGGGGATCGCCGCGTCGGCGTTGATCGGCCGAGGACTAGCAAAAAACCGCACAGCAGCCCGGATCGGCGGAGCGGCAGTCGCCAGCTCGATCGTCTTCTTCCTGGCCAGCAACCTTGGCGTTTGGTTCGCCGGCCAATACCCGCCGACCGTCGCAGGGCTGATCGCCTGCTACACGATGGCGATCCCCTTCCTGACAAACACCCTGATTGGGAATCTGCTCTATTCGGCCGTTCTGTTTGGAACGTACGAGTTCTCGCAATCTCAATGGCCAGCGCGACTGACCCGCTTGGTCAGCAAGCAGCCCGCGATGCAACCGGCATTTGCTCGCAAGTCTTGAGCTTCAAATGCCAATATTGAATTAGTCCCTGAGTCGCCGGCGCGATTCGATCGGCCGACGTCCCGGCTTGCATGCTGCAAGTTACGGAAATCGGTCCCGAATCGCCGTTGCAAAACGGCGCAAGATCGGTACACTTAGGGGCCAGAATCAAAACGTGATCGAAATATTTTGATAACAATGGAATCGCTAGTGACGGAGTCAATGCGCTAGCAATTGATTGACGCGGCCGGAGCCTTGGATGGCTGTAGCGACTTGATTCGACCGGTGCCCATCAAGCAAATTCCGCCGTTAAAATTATGTAGGCCCCAATGACAATTACGATAGAACGAAAAGCAGAACTGATCGAAGAGCACAAGCACTCCGCAGGCGACAATGGGTCGTCGGAAGTGCAAATTGCGATTCTCACCGAACGGATCAATGGCCTGACCGACCACATGCGGACGCATAAAAAAGATTATGCCAGCCGCCGTGGCCTGCTGGGTCTGGTCAGCCGACGCCGTCGGCTGCTGGATTATCTACGGAACACCGATCCACAGCGATATATCGAGATCATCGCACGCCTCGGTATCCGAAAGTAACAAGCGACTCGCCTTCTTTTTGCGGTCGCTTCGACGGCCCCAAGGGAAGGGGCCGTCCTGTCGGTGAATATGCGCCAGCAACTGGGCTGGCGCTGTCTTCTCATCGATCCTCTTTGTCCACTCTGTCATTCTTGGCACA from Rosistilla oblonga includes the following:
- a CDS encoding ABC transporter ATP-binding protein; amino-acid sequence: MAGLAIRKLCKSFAGRIVLDHLELSVDPGQLVVLLGASGSGKTTLLRLIAGLETPDAGGIAIGGREVGRLSPRQRNVSMVFQDFALYPHMSVGDNIAFPLRGRKVSRAQVVSKVADVAGKLGLGALLDRRPDQISGGQQQRLAVARALVRDSQLLLMDEPLSNVDVRRRDAMRYELRSLQKEFALTVLYVTHDQTEAMLLGDQIAVIDRGVIQQMAPPDVIYDQPANRFVAQFIGSPPMNFIPDGRAGLLGIRPEDLSFRSAGDDDLKIDGVVDAVQCLGSHNVVHLRTDEGPVAVIVDRQQRVELGEQLTACAARCRLHRFAPSDGARLASPLV
- the msrB gene encoding peptide-methionine (R)-S-oxide reductase MsrB, encoding MIVSKNHWRWVTGTTTVAITLWTLSMGNLTSRADDGQSKAPASATESSDSKWGPNAPPYTPKTKRELRKTLTRMQYSVTQQADTERAFSGPYWDSKQDGIYTCVVCGLPLFDSSTKFKSGTGWPSYWQPIREGNVGTKTDWKMLYPRTEVHCKRCKAHLGHVFNDGPQPTGLRFCMNGAALKFRERSSLEEPTAEPQSDR
- a CDS encoding DUF6580 family putative transport protein — protein: MFYILFLIATATRLMPHPPNLVCVGAIGLFAGCYLRGRTAWLLPIGAMLASDVIGHVLRLPGMGFYNPAVFCMVYAGIAASALIGRGLAKNRTAARIGGAAVASSIVFFLASNLGVWFAGQYPPTVAGLIACYTMAIPFLTNTLIGNLLYSAVLFGTYEFSQSQWPARLTRLVSKQPAMQPAFARKS
- the rpsO gene encoding 30S ribosomal protein S15, which codes for MTITIERKAELIEEHKHSAGDNGSSEVQIAILTERINGLTDHMRTHKKDYASRRGLLGLVSRRRRLLDYLRNTDPQRYIEIIARLGIRK